The genomic DNA CTCGTACTGGGCCGGGACGGTAACATGTTTCGGGTCGCTGATCAGCGAGTTACCGCCGATGGCGACAACAATGGTTTTACTCATACTCTGCTACTCCGCATTGATATTGATAAATTCAAAGTTTGTAACATCAAAAAGACCCATATCCGTGAGCTTGAGCTCCGGAATTACCGGCAGGGCCAGGAAGGAGAGGCTCATGAAGGGGTCCACCTGGGGATTGACCCGGAGGGCCTCGTAGGCTGTCCGGTTGATTCTGCTCAGGCGCTGGTTCAGCTGGTCCGCCCCTTCATTGGACATGAGTCCCGCTATGGGCAGGGGCAGCGTATCGAGCACCTTGCCTTCCCTGACGGCGCACATTCCACCGCCGCAGGATATCAGCTCCCTTGCGGCAGTCAGCATGTCCCGGTCGTTGTCACCGATTATGATCAGGTTATGGGAGTCATGGGCGATTGTGGTAGCCAGCGCGCCGTTTTTCAGCTGGAAGCCTTCCACCAGGCCAAGACCGATATTTCCGCTCCCCCGGTGCCGCTCGATGACTGCGAGCTTAAGGATGTCCAGCTTCTCCCGGTGAACAAAGAAACCCTGCTCGTCGATGTACACCTTGCGCACCGCTTTTTCTGTAATCAGGTTCCCCGGATGCAGATGGATAACGTTGACCAGATCTCCCCGCAGCTTCAGCCGAAAACTCTCCTGTGAGAGCTCCCCGACCTTGACGCTTCCGGATACCCTGCTGATGTCCGGGGTGTTGACAGCGAAGAGGGCTTCCTGATTCCTGGCCACCAGGACGCCCCTCTTGTATACCTGCTGCACCGTGAAGTGCCGCAGGTTGTCCACCACAATCATGTCTGCGTCAAATCCCGGAGCCAGGGCTCCCTTGCGGGCGAGACCGTAGCCTTCGGCGGCGTTGAGGGTCCCCATCTGTATGGCCGTCAGGGGATCCAGCCCGTTTTCAATGGCAAGGCGCAGGCTGTGGTCGATATGTCCCTCGCTAAGGATCTGTTCGGGCTGTTTATCGTCGGTGCAGAAGGAACAGTAACGGGAGGTGTGAGGGCCGACCCCCTTTATCAGGGTGGAAAGGTTGCGGGCGGCCGAACCCTCGCGAATCAGAATACGCATCCCGATCCGCAGCCGGTCACGCATCTCGTCCAGGGTGGAGCATTCGTGGTCGGTCTGGATTCCCGCAGCCCGGTAGGCATTCAAACCCCTGCCTTCCAGCATGGGGCCGTGGCCGTCGATGGGTTTGTTTCTTTTTGCCGCCAGGGCGATTTTCGCCAGAATGCCCTCATCCCCCGCTGCAACGGAAGGGTAGTCCATGACCTCTCCCAGGCCCAGGACCGCATCGTCGTCTATCAGTTCTTCCAGAGCTGCAGCGTCCAGCACGGCACCGGCGTTTTCAAAGGAGGTGGAGGGAACGCAGGAGGGCAGCATGAAATAGACATCCAGGGGGGCCTTTTTCGCCGCACTGATCATGTAGCGTATTCCCTCAAGGCCGGCCACATTGGCAATCTCGTGGGGGTCCGCGATTACTGTTGTGGTTCCCCGGGGGACCACCAGCCGGGCGAACTGCTCGGGAGAGACCAGGGATGACTCTATATGAACATGGCTGTCGATCAGACCCGGGAGCAGATAGGCTCCGTTCAGGTCAAGCTCCTTTCTTCCTTCGTAGGCTCCGATACCGGCTATTACGCCCTGGTCAACCGCCAGACTCCCGTCGCTTACCTCGTGGGTGTGGACATTCACAATACGGGCATTCTGCAGTACAAGATCAGCCTTTCGCCGGCCCGCGGCAACATCGATCAACCTTTTCAAATCCATTATATAACCCCTTGTATGTATCCTACAGAATAGCGCCCCTTTTTCGCAGGGGCAAACTTTTTTTACTCTTTCAAGGCTCTGAGAAAAAAATTGCGTTGCACTACTCTTGCCCTGCGGGTAAACTGATATCTGATCGGTTCCGTTTTGGGGACACAAAAATTATTGCAGGGAGAGAGTATGGAAAAGTTCTTTCAACTGAAAGCGAACAACACCACAGTTCGCACGGAGGTTATCGCCGGTATTACCACATTTCTGACGATGGCCTACATCCTGGCGGTTAACCCGGGAATTCTGTCCGCCGCGGGAATGCCTGCCGATTCGGTCTTTACCGCTACGGCAGTCGCATCGCTTATCGCGACCCTTGTTATGGCGCTGTTTGCCAAGCTGCCCTTCGCACTGGCTCCGGGTATGGGGCTGAACGCC from Marispirochaeta aestuarii includes the following:
- the ade gene encoding adenine deaminase, encoding MDLKRLIDVAAGRRKADLVLQNARIVNVHTHEVSDGSLAVDQGVIAGIGAYEGRKELDLNGAYLLPGLIDSHVHIESSLVSPEQFARLVVPRGTTTVIADPHEIANVAGLEGIRYMISAAKKAPLDVYFMLPSCVPSTSFENAGAVLDAAALEELIDDDAVLGLGEVMDYPSVAAGDEGILAKIALAAKRNKPIDGHGPMLEGRGLNAYRAAGIQTDHECSTLDEMRDRLRIGMRILIREGSAARNLSTLIKGVGPHTSRYCSFCTDDKQPEQILSEGHIDHSLRLAIENGLDPLTAIQMGTLNAAEGYGLARKGALAPGFDADMIVVDNLRHFTVQQVYKRGVLVARNQEALFAVNTPDISRVSGSVKVGELSQESFRLKLRGDLVNVIHLHPGNLITEKAVRKVYIDEQGFFVHREKLDILKLAVIERHRGSGNIGLGLVEGFQLKNGALATTIAHDSHNLIIIGDNDRDMLTAARELISCGGGMCAVREGKVLDTLPLPIAGLMSNEGADQLNQRLSRINRTAYEALRVNPQVDPFMSLSFLALPVIPELKLTDMGLFDVTNFEFININAE